One Pseudomonas muyukensis DNA segment encodes these proteins:
- the cobF gene encoding precorrin-6A synthase (deacetylating), translating into MKKLLLIGIGPGDPRQITYEAVDALRRATVFFVLDKGADKQDLVRMRRAILERYLPQGGYRLVQVADPCRDGAASDYVGAVQDWHGQRAALYARLLEQELAGDEVGAFLLWGEPGLYDSTLRILERVRLAGVALALEVIPGISSIQALAARHQIPLNRIGEPLTVLPGRRLGEQARIDNVLVMLDGQCAFAALDDPHLLIYWGAYLGTADELLVQGPLQEVKSRIVQLREAARRRKGWIMDTYLLRRAL; encoded by the coding sequence ATGAAAAAGCTTCTACTGATCGGCATCGGCCCGGGCGATCCGCGGCAGATCACCTACGAGGCCGTGGATGCGCTACGCCGTGCCACGGTGTTCTTCGTGCTCGACAAGGGCGCGGACAAGCAAGACCTGGTGCGCATGCGCCGGGCCATTCTCGAACGCTACCTGCCCCAGGGCGGTTATCGCCTGGTGCAGGTCGCCGACCCGTGCCGGGATGGCGCGGCCAGCGACTATGTCGGCGCCGTGCAAGACTGGCACGGCCAGCGCGCGGCACTGTACGCCCGGTTGCTGGAACAGGAGCTGGCTGGCGACGAGGTCGGTGCGTTCCTGCTTTGGGGCGAGCCAGGCCTTTACGACAGCACGCTGCGCATTCTCGAGCGGGTGCGCCTGGCTGGCGTGGCCTTGGCGCTGGAGGTGATCCCTGGGATCAGCAGCATCCAGGCCCTGGCCGCCCGCCATCAGATCCCCCTCAATCGCATCGGCGAGCCGCTGACCGTGCTGCCGGGGCGACGCCTGGGCGAGCAGGCGCGAATCGACAACGTGCTGGTGATGCTCGACGGCCAGTGTGCATTTGCCGCGTTGGACGATCCGCACTTGCTGATCTATTGGGGCGCCTACCTGGGCACGGCGGATGAACTGCTGGTGCAGGGGCCGCTGCAGGAGGTCAAGTCACGCATCGTGCAATTGCGCGAGGCCGCCCGCCGGCGCAAGGGCTGGATCATGGACACTTACCTGCTGCGCCGCGCGCTGTAG
- a CDS encoding response regulator — translation MHLLVVEDDDIVRMLIVEVLDELGYTAIEADSASTALKILQDQQQPLALLMTDVGLPDMRGEELAGKAREIRPLLPVLFASGYAESVEVPPGMHLIGKPFSIEQLRDKVVSILGTP, via the coding sequence ATGCACCTTCTGGTAGTCGAAGACGACGACATCGTTCGCATGCTGATAGTCGAAGTGCTCGACGAACTGGGCTACACCGCCATCGAGGCGGACAGCGCCAGCACCGCCCTGAAGATTCTCCAAGACCAGCAGCAGCCCCTGGCACTGTTGATGACCGACGTCGGCCTGCCCGATATGCGCGGCGAGGAACTGGCGGGCAAGGCCCGGGAAATCCGCCCGTTGCTGCCAGTGCTGTTCGCCAGTGGCTATGCCGAGAGCGTCGAGGTACCGCCGGGTATGCACCTGATCGGCAAGCCCTTTAGCATTGAGCAATTGCGCGACAAGGTAGTGAGTATCCTCGGCACGCCTTGA
- a CDS encoding response regulator, whose translation MIQAASMDQRSFRKLLSRNVGLPLAVGLLGAVAFVAVINYLLSAMQWVEHTDRVIGNANETVKLSIDMETGMRGFLITGDERFLDPYEVAKPRIFSSLEGLKGMVADNPQQVERIDRLVALQRAWNDFASEMISLRRSKGDFQLSIGNGRGKRITDEIRKEFDGLIGTEQQLRMARTETVSSVTVIAISAFVLFIVALSALLAYLGRRDLLALSASYVDNLQAQQRSAERLEHQAWLRTGQTQLAEQVLGQLTLPMLGDNILRFFAGYLGSVVGALYVRDEHGSLVRVASYGLTAEQQASEQVVGEHGGLLTQALRQGRLLRLDALPEDYYRLSSGLGSGLPRSGVLLPASDDGQINGVLELGFLRPLHERDLEMLERVTGNLGISIESARYRQRLQEVLAETQQLNEELQVQQEELKTANEELEEQSRVLKESQAHLETQQAELEQTNEQLAERTEALDRKNGELNQAQVELQARADDLQRSSKYKSEFLANMSHELRTPLNSSLILAKLLAENAEGNLSADQVKFAESIYSAGNDLLNLINDILDIAKVEAGKLEVRAETTPLARLVEGLQGMFRPLAQDKGLGFEVHLEQPLPATLFTDRQRLEQILKNLLSNAIKFTERGQVNLRISHQNGVGIVFAVRDTGIGIAADQQQAIFGAFHQVDGTSNRRYGGTGLGLSISRDLAHLLGGQISVDSSPGQGSVFSLILPEHFEPNAQQAEVHSLRPAVDELPPAPPASAPVRTERPTPTFADDRERAPFGNRCILVIEDEPNFARILYDLAHELGYSCLVAHAADEGFELAAHYLPDAILLDMRLPDHSGLTVLQRLKEQASTRHIPVHIISVEDRVEAAMHMGAVGYAVKPTSREELKAVFGRLEAKLTQKLKHILLVEDDDLQRDSIARLIGDDDIEITAVALAQDALALLRENIYDCMIIDLKLPDMLGNELLKRMTAEDIRSFPPVIVYTGRNLTREEEADLLKYSRSIIIKGARSPERLLDEVTLFLHKVESQLSNERQRMLKTARSRDKVFEGRRILLVDDDVRNIFALTSALEHKGAIVEIGRNGREAIECLEANDDIDLVLMDVMMPEMDGYEATRLIRQQPRWRKLPIIAVTAKAMKDDQQRCLQAGANDYLAKPIDLDRLFSLIRVWLPQLERI comes from the coding sequence ATGATTCAAGCAGCCTCGATGGACCAGCGCAGTTTTCGCAAGCTGCTCAGCCGCAACGTTGGCCTGCCTCTGGCGGTGGGGCTCCTGGGCGCCGTGGCGTTCGTCGCGGTGATCAACTACCTGCTCTCGGCCATGCAATGGGTGGAGCACACCGACCGGGTCATTGGCAATGCCAACGAAACGGTCAAGCTGTCGATCGACATGGAAACCGGCATGCGCGGTTTCCTGATCACTGGCGACGAGCGCTTCCTCGACCCCTATGAAGTGGCCAAGCCACGCATCTTCAGCAGCCTCGAGGGCTTGAAGGGCATGGTCGCGGACAACCCCCAGCAGGTCGAGCGGATCGATCGTCTGGTGGCCTTGCAACGTGCCTGGAACGATTTCGCCAGCGAGATGATCAGCCTGCGGCGCAGCAAGGGTGACTTCCAGCTGTCCATTGGCAATGGCCGTGGCAAGCGCATCACCGACGAGATCCGCAAGGAGTTCGATGGCCTGATCGGCACCGAGCAGCAGTTGCGCATGGCCCGTACCGAGACGGTCAGCAGCGTCACGGTGATTGCCATCAGCGCCTTCGTGCTGTTCATCGTTGCCCTGAGCGCCTTGCTCGCCTACCTGGGGCGTCGCGACCTGCTGGCGTTGTCGGCCAGCTACGTCGACAACTTGCAGGCCCAGCAGCGCAGCGCCGAGCGCCTGGAGCACCAGGCCTGGCTGCGCACCGGGCAGACGCAACTGGCCGAGCAGGTGCTGGGGCAACTGACCCTGCCGATGCTGGGCGACAATATTCTGCGCTTCTTCGCCGGCTACCTGGGCAGCGTGGTGGGCGCGCTGTATGTGCGCGACGAGCACGGTAGCCTGGTGCGGGTGGCCAGTTACGGCCTGACGGCCGAGCAACAGGCCAGCGAACAGGTAGTGGGCGAACATGGCGGCCTGTTGACCCAGGCCCTGCGCCAGGGGCGCCTGCTGCGCCTGGATGCGCTGCCCGAGGACTACTACCGGTTGAGCTCGGGCCTTGGCAGCGGCCTGCCACGCAGTGGTGTGCTGCTGCCGGCCAGTGACGACGGGCAGATCAACGGCGTGCTGGAGCTGGGCTTTTTGCGGCCCCTGCACGAGCGCGACCTGGAGATGCTCGAGCGGGTGACCGGCAACCTGGGCATCTCCATCGAGAGCGCACGCTATCGCCAGCGCCTGCAGGAGGTGCTGGCCGAGACCCAGCAGCTCAACGAAGAGCTGCAAGTGCAACAGGAAGAGCTCAAGACCGCCAACGAAGAGCTGGAGGAACAGTCGCGGGTGCTCAAGGAGTCCCAGGCCCACCTGGAAACCCAGCAGGCCGAGCTTGAGCAGACCAACGAACAGCTGGCCGAGCGCACCGAGGCCCTGGACCGCAAGAACGGCGAGCTGAACCAGGCCCAGGTGGAGTTGCAGGCCCGCGCCGACGACCTGCAACGTTCGAGCAAGTACAAGTCCGAATTCCTCGCCAACATGTCCCACGAGCTGCGCACACCGCTCAACAGCTCCTTGATCCTGGCCAAGCTGCTGGCCGAGAACGCCGAAGGCAACTTGAGCGCGGACCAGGTCAAGTTCGCCGAGTCGATCTATTCGGCCGGCAACGACTTGCTCAACCTCATCAACGACATCCTCGACATTGCCAAGGTCGAGGCCGGCAAGCTCGAAGTGCGCGCCGAGACCACGCCCCTGGCGCGACTGGTCGAAGGTTTGCAGGGCATGTTCCGGCCCCTGGCCCAGGACAAGGGCCTGGGCTTCGAGGTGCACCTCGAGCAGCCCTTGCCGGCGACCTTGTTCACCGACCGCCAGCGCCTGGAGCAGATCCTCAAGAACCTGCTGTCCAACGCCATCAAGTTCACCGAGCGCGGCCAGGTCAACCTGCGCATCAGCCACCAGAACGGCGTGGGCATCGTGTTCGCCGTGCGCGACACCGGCATCGGCATTGCCGCCGACCAGCAGCAGGCGATCTTCGGCGCGTTCCACCAGGTCGACGGCACCAGCAACCGCCGCTATGGCGGCACCGGCCTGGGGCTGTCGATCTCCCGCGACCTGGCGCACCTGCTCGGCGGCCAGATCAGCGTCGACAGCAGCCCGGGGCAGGGCAGCGTGTTCAGCCTGATCCTGCCCGAGCACTTCGAACCCAACGCGCAACAGGCCGAGGTTCACAGCCTGCGCCCGGCGGTCGATGAACTGCCGCCGGCACCGCCGGCCAGTGCCCCGGTCCGGACCGAGCGCCCGACCCCGACCTTCGCCGACGACCGCGAGCGAGCGCCGTTCGGCAACCGCTGCATCCTGGTGATCGAGGACGAGCCGAACTTCGCCCGCATCCTCTACGACCTGGCCCATGAACTGGGCTACAGCTGCCTGGTCGCCCACGCCGCCGACGAGGGCTTCGAGCTGGCCGCGCACTACCTGCCCGACGCCATCCTGCTGGACATGCGCCTGCCCGACCATTCCGGGCTGACCGTGCTGCAACGCCTCAAGGAGCAGGCCAGCACCCGGCATATCCCGGTGCACATCATTTCCGTGGAAGACCGGGTCGAGGCGGCGATGCACATGGGTGCGGTGGGCTACGCGGTCAAGCCCACCAGCCGCGAGGAGCTCAAGGCGGTGTTCGGCCGCCTGGAGGCCAAGCTCACGCAGAAGCTCAAGCACATCCTGCTGGTCGAGGACGACGACCTGCAGCGCGACAGCATCGCCCGCCTGATTGGCGACGACGACATCGAGATCACCGCCGTGGCCCTGGCCCAGGACGCCCTGGCGCTGCTGCGCGAGAATATCTACGACTGCATGATCATCGACCTCAAGCTGCCCGACATGCTCGGCAACGAGCTGCTCAAGCGCATGACCGCCGAGGACATCCGCAGTTTCCCGCCGGTGATCGTCTACACCGGGCGCAACCTCACCCGCGAGGAGGAAGCCGACCTGCTCAAGTACTCGCGCTCGATCATCATCAAGGGCGCGCGCTCGCCCGAGCGCCTGCTCGACGAGGTCACGCTGTTCCTGCACAAGGTCGAGTCGCAGCTGTCCAACGAACGCCAGCGCATGCTCAAGACCGCGCGCAGCCGCGACAAGGTGTTCGAGGGGCGGCGGATTCTGCTGGTGGACGACGATGTGCGCAACATCTTTGCCCTGACCAGCGCCCTGGAGCACAAGGGCGCCATCGTCGAGATCGGCCGCAACGGGCGCGAGGCCATCGAGTGCCTGGAGGCCAACGACGACATCGACCTGGTGCTGATGGACGTGATGATGCCGGAAATGGACGGCTACGAGGCGACCCGGCTGATCCGCCAGCAGCCACGCTGGCGCAAGTTGCCGATCATCGCCGTGACCGCCAAGGCGATGAAGGACGACCAGCAGCGTTGCCTGCAGGCCGGCGCCAACGACTACCTGGCCAAACCGATCGACCTGGACCGCCTGTTCTCGTTGATCCGGGTCTGGCTGCCGCAATTGGAGCGAATCTGA
- a CDS encoding CheR family methyltransferase gives MTSERNTDIEIRLLIEAIYLKYSYDFRDYSGASIKRRILHALRQFDCRTVSALQERVLHDPGMFLELLQFLTIPVSEMFRDPGHFLALRNEVVPLLRTWPSLKIWIAGCSTGEEVYSMAILLREEGLLERTIIYATDINPHSLERAKQGIYSMQSMRDYQENYRKAGGRRDFSEYYTAAYGNAIIDSSLRENVTFADHSLATDSVFSETQLVSCRNVLIYFNKGLQDRALGLFHESLCHRGFLVLGSKESVDFSAYGERFEPLVRPERIYRKV, from the coding sequence TTGACCAGCGAACGCAACACCGATATCGAGATCCGGCTGCTGATCGAGGCGATCTACCTCAAGTACAGCTACGATTTTCGCGATTACTCCGGCGCATCGATCAAGCGCCGGATCCTCCATGCCTTGCGCCAGTTCGATTGCCGCACGGTGTCGGCCTTGCAGGAACGGGTGCTGCACGACCCGGGCATGTTCCTCGAGCTGCTGCAGTTCCTGACGATTCCGGTCAGCGAGATGTTCCGCGACCCGGGGCACTTTCTGGCGCTGCGCAACGAGGTGGTGCCGCTGCTGCGCACCTGGCCGTCGCTGAAGATCTGGATTGCCGGTTGCAGCACGGGCGAGGAGGTGTACTCCATGGCCATCCTGCTACGCGAGGAGGGGCTGCTGGAGCGCACCATCATTTATGCCACCGACATCAACCCACATTCGCTGGAGCGCGCCAAGCAAGGCATCTACTCGATGCAGAGCATGCGCGATTACCAGGAAAACTATCGCAAGGCCGGCGGCCGCCGCGATTTCAGCGAGTACTACACCGCCGCCTATGGCAACGCGATCATCGATTCCAGCCTGCGCGAGAACGTCACCTTCGCCGACCACAGCCTGGCCACCGACAGCGTGTTCTCCGAGACCCAGCTGGTGTCGTGCCGCAATGTGCTGATCTATTTCAACAAGGGCCTGCAGGACCGGGCCCTGGGCTTGTTCCACGAGTCGCTGTGCCACCGTGGCTTCCTGGTGTTGGGCAGCAAGGAATCGGTGGACTTCTCGGCCTATGGCGAGCGCTTCGAGCCGCTGGTGCGGCCCGAGCGGATCTACCGCAAGGTATGA
- a CDS encoding chemotaxis protein CheB has product MSGVRAIVIGASAGGVAALFSVLGALPAAFAVPVLCVLHLPDDRHSQLAEVLQRRLRRPVREAQDKAAIEPGLIYVAGPGYHLSVERDLSFSLSQEEPVHFSRPAIDLLFESAADAYGPALLGVLLTGANEDGARGLLRIRQSGGRTVVQDPRDAQVALMPEAALALHSPDHILPLSGIGQLLATLEPSAC; this is encoded by the coding sequence ATGAGCGGCGTGCGCGCGATCGTCATCGGCGCCTCGGCGGGGGGCGTAGCGGCGTTGTTCAGCGTGCTCGGCGCGCTGCCGGCCGCCTTCGCCGTGCCGGTACTGTGCGTGCTGCACCTGCCGGACGACCGCCACAGCCAACTGGCCGAGGTGCTGCAGCGGCGTTTGCGCCGACCTGTGCGCGAGGCGCAGGACAAGGCCGCCATCGAGCCTGGCCTGATCTACGTGGCCGGGCCGGGCTACCACCTGTCGGTGGAGCGTGACCTGAGCTTTTCCCTGAGCCAGGAGGAGCCGGTGCATTTCTCGCGACCGGCAATCGATCTGTTGTTCGAGTCGGCGGCCGATGCCTATGGCCCGGCGCTGCTCGGCGTGCTGCTCACCGGTGCCAACGAGGATGGTGCCCGCGGGCTGCTGCGGATCAGACAAAGTGGAGGCCGGACCGTGGTCCAGGACCCTCGCGACGCACAGGTTGCGCTGATGCCGGAGGCCGCCTTGGCCCTGCACAGCCCCGACCACATTCTTCCCCTGAGCGGTATCGGGCAGTTGCTCGCTACCCTGGAACCCAGCGCATGCTAA
- a CDS encoding hybrid sensor histidine kinase/response regulator codes for MLSHITAKLLIVDDLPENLLALAALIQGEDREVHQAQSAEQALSLLLEHEFALAILDVQMPGMNGFELAELMRGMEKTRSIPIVFVSAAGREMNYAFKGYESGAVDFLHKPLDTLAVKSKVSVFVDLFRQRKALDRQLQALERSRAEQEQLLAQLQVARGELEHAVRMRDDFMSIVSHEVRTPLNGLILEAQLRRMHLARGNLAAFSEDKLKAMVERDERQINSLIRLVEDMLDVSRIRTGKLSIRPKAFDLGQLVRGLVENFAAQAHALDTHIELQVCEALQGEWDEFRIEQVLANLLSNALRYGERKPVMVRVFANDSMACVQVQDQGIGIDAQNQQRIFQQFERVAAQQASGGLGLGLYISEQIVLAHGGRIQVDSQAGAGAMFSVYLPLSGVLQHCDQTQATSA; via the coding sequence ATGCTAAGCCATATCACCGCCAAACTGCTGATCGTCGACGACTTGCCGGAAAACCTGCTGGCCCTCGCTGCCCTGATCCAGGGCGAGGACCGTGAGGTGCACCAGGCCCAGTCCGCCGAGCAGGCCTTGTCGCTGCTGCTCGAGCACGAGTTCGCCCTGGCCATCCTCGATGTGCAGATGCCGGGCATGAACGGCTTCGAGCTGGCCGAGCTGATGCGCGGCATGGAAAAGACCCGTAGCATTCCCATCGTCTTCGTCAGCGCCGCCGGGCGCGAGATGAACTACGCCTTCAAGGGTTACGAAAGCGGGGCGGTGGACTTTTTGCACAAGCCGTTGGATACCTTGGCGGTGAAGAGCAAGGTGTCGGTGTTCGTCGACCTGTTCCGCCAGCGCAAGGCCCTCGACCGCCAGTTGCAGGCCCTGGAGCGCAGCCGCGCGGAACAGGAGCAGTTGCTGGCGCAGTTGCAGGTTGCCCGTGGCGAACTGGAGCATGCCGTGCGCATGCGTGACGATTTCATGTCGATCGTCTCCCACGAAGTGCGTACCCCGCTCAATGGCCTGATCCTCGAGGCCCAGCTGCGGCGCATGCACCTGGCGCGGGGCAACCTGGCGGCGTTCAGCGAGGACAAGCTCAAGGCCATGGTCGAGCGCGACGAGCGCCAGATCAACAGCCTGATCCGCCTGGTCGAGGACATGCTCGATGTGTCGCGGATTCGCACCGGCAAGCTGTCGATTCGGCCCAAGGCCTTCGACCTCGGCCAGCTGGTACGCGGGCTGGTGGAGAACTTCGCCGCCCAGGCCCATGCCCTGGACACCCATATCGAACTGCAAGTCTGCGAGGCCCTGCAGGGCGAGTGGGACGAGTTCCGCATCGAGCAGGTGCTGGCCAACCTGCTGTCCAACGCCTTGCGCTACGGCGAGCGCAAGCCTGTGATGGTACGGGTGTTCGCCAACGACAGCATGGCCTGCGTGCAAGTGCAGGACCAGGGTATCGGCATCGATGCGCAAAACCAGCAGCGGATCTTCCAGCAGTTCGAGCGGGTGGCCGCCCAGCAGGCCAGCGGCGGGCTGGGGTTGGGGCTGTATATTTCCGAGCAGATCGTGCTGGCCCATGGCGGGCGGATCCAGGTCGACAGCCAGGCCGGCGCGGGGGCGATGTTCAGCGTCTACCTGCCGTTGTCCGGGGTGCTGCAACACTGCGATCAGACCCAGGCAACCTCTGCCTGA
- a CDS encoding response regulator — MSEDAQDVVLVVEDEPAIRMILRDYLAGEGYHVLVAEDGEQAFAILASKPHLDLMVTDFRLPGGISGVEIAEPAVKLRPDLKVIFISGYPAEILESGSPIARQAPILAKPFDLDTLHAQIQALLR; from the coding sequence ATGAGTGAAGATGCACAAGATGTGGTGCTGGTGGTCGAGGACGAACCCGCGATCCGCATGATCCTGCGGGACTACCTGGCGGGCGAGGGCTACCACGTGCTGGTGGCCGAGGACGGCGAGCAGGCGTTTGCCATTCTTGCCAGCAAGCCGCACCTGGACCTGATGGTCACCGATTTTCGCCTGCCCGGCGGCATCTCGGGGGTGGAGATCGCCGAGCCGGCGGTGAAGCTGCGCCCGGACCTGAAGGTGATCTTCATCAGCGGCTACCCGGCGGAGATCCTCGAATCCGGCAGCCCGATCGCGCGCCAGGCACCGATCCTGGCCAAGCCGTTCGACCTGGACACCTTGCACGCGCAGATCCAGGCGCTGCTGCGCTAG
- the dgt gene encoding dGTP triphosphohydrolase: protein MERSTRDHWQALLNTGRRKADGKQAAVTEEKDVEYRTAIERDHDRILFCTPVRRMADKTQVFPLDRNDSVRNRLTHSHEVSNLARSVGITLAVHLDSLKPHDQAFRNIPALLAAVGLVHDLGNPPFGHQGEAAIRSWFVDNRAELTGTGFDPALFEDFLKFEGNAQTFRLVTRLQLLNDNYGLDLTYATLAAMMKYPVASTSVSKTAGVACKKHGFFHSEQSIAEDVLSKVGLAVGRRHAMAYIMEACDDIAYAVLDAEDAIKKGLASFYDLMAYLRHHHHHNDLVKRVVDLGEAKHGEYREANLSPSELNDVSMQRFRVYAIGEMINAVTKAFIENEGAFAAGDEKRTLLQLSTAAELRNALCDFSRKYAFVHRTVLEVELRGYNTIHQLMDIFWAAIAETDPDDSDKVLPENPYNRYVFTRISENYRRVYRDPAAEVKALPARYRQFLLLTDMISGMTDTYAVNLLEELNAFKKPTLQCR, encoded by the coding sequence ATGGAGCGAAGTACTCGTGATCACTGGCAAGCGTTGCTCAATACCGGGCGACGCAAGGCCGATGGCAAGCAGGCAGCGGTGACGGAGGAAAAGGATGTCGAGTACCGAACCGCAATTGAACGGGATCATGACCGAATTCTGTTCTGTACACCGGTCCGACGCATGGCCGACAAGACCCAGGTTTTTCCGCTGGATCGCAATGACAGTGTGCGCAATCGATTAACCCACTCCCATGAGGTGTCCAACCTGGCCAGAAGCGTTGGCATCACGCTGGCTGTGCATCTCGATTCGCTTAAACCTCACGATCAGGCTTTTCGGAACATTCCAGCACTGCTTGCCGCCGTCGGGCTGGTTCACGACCTGGGTAACCCGCCCTTCGGCCACCAAGGGGAAGCTGCCATACGTAGCTGGTTTGTGGATAACCGCGCAGAACTGACTGGCACAGGGTTCGACCCAGCGTTGTTCGAGGATTTTCTCAAGTTCGAAGGCAATGCGCAGACATTCCGCCTGGTGACTCGTCTGCAGTTGCTCAACGACAACTACGGTCTCGACCTGACCTACGCGACCCTTGCGGCGATGATGAAATACCCGGTGGCCTCGACGTCCGTGAGCAAGACTGCTGGTGTCGCGTGCAAGAAACACGGTTTCTTCCATTCAGAGCAAAGCATCGCCGAGGATGTGCTGAGTAAGGTAGGGTTGGCGGTTGGTCGTCGCCACGCCATGGCGTACATCATGGAAGCGTGCGACGATATCGCCTATGCGGTGCTGGACGCCGAAGATGCAATAAAGAAGGGCCTCGCGTCCTTTTATGATTTGATGGCCTACCTCCGGCACCACCATCACCATAATGACCTGGTGAAACGGGTTGTTGACCTGGGCGAGGCAAAGCACGGCGAGTACCGAGAGGCCAACCTGTCACCGAGCGAACTGAACGATGTGTCAATGCAGCGCTTCCGTGTTTACGCGATCGGTGAAATGATCAACGCGGTAACCAAGGCCTTTATCGAGAATGAGGGGGCGTTCGCCGCAGGCGATGAGAAGCGCACGCTGCTGCAGCTATCGACAGCGGCCGAACTGCGTAATGCTTTATGCGATTTTTCTCGTAAGTATGCTTTCGTCCACCGGACTGTGCTGGAGGTCGAACTGCGTGGATACAATACGATTCATCAGTTGATGGATATTTTCTGGGCTGCCATCGCCGAGACGGACCCTGACGATTCTGACAAGGTACTGCCAGAAAACCCCTATAATCGTTACGTCTTTACCAGGATTTCTGAGAACTACCGCCGTGTATACCGAGATCCAGCAGCCGAAGTGAAGGCCTTACCTGCACGTTATAGGCAGTTCCTACTGCTGACGGACATGATTTCAGGCATGACTGATACCTATGCGGTCAATCTGCTCGAAGAGTTGAACGCTTTCAAAAAACCGACCCTGCAATGTAGATGA
- a CDS encoding GFA family protein translates to MTRFTGGCLCGRIRFIAEGEADFPHTCSCSQCQRHSGGLTLCWVEFDKAAVSWVGEGRAPALYRSSSASSRAFCATCGSSLGAVDDGPTVALLLGCFDDPQAPGLRPVAHAFEGSRPAWWKVDAGG, encoded by the coding sequence ATGACCCGCTTTACTGGTGGCTGCCTGTGTGGCCGCATCCGTTTTATCGCCGAGGGCGAGGCCGATTTTCCCCATACCTGTTCCTGTTCCCAGTGCCAGCGGCACTCGGGTGGCTTGACCCTGTGCTGGGTCGAGTTCGACAAGGCAGCGGTCAGCTGGGTCGGGGAGGGGCGTGCGCCTGCGCTGTACCGTTCCTCGTCAGCGTCCAGCCGTGCCTTCTGCGCCACCTGCGGCAGCTCCCTGGGCGCCGTCGACGATGGGCCGACCGTGGCCTTGTTGCTGGGCTGTTTCGATGACCCACAGGCGCCGGGCCTTAGACCGGTTGCGCATGCGTTCGAAGGCAGCCGGCCGGCTTGGTGGAAGGTCGATGCCGGTGGCTGA
- a CDS encoding OprD family porin — translation MKPLVLALPLLSLTPLALADSSQSQGKGWLADSRWQLLNRSVFDQRDYRHGGRNSGARNAYKPRAERNGKAEEWAYGVMGTFNSGFTQGLVGVGVDAHAYLGMQLDSGGGRAGKARLLGLDNQGHPKRDYSRGGAALKLRASNTVLSYGEQRVKTPVFSSSDSRLLPETATGLFLTSQELDTLKLVAGHFNESTDRNASSHDQGFVVNYSNARQGKQFDLAGAVWNPSATLSASLYTSRYQDSWNQHYFASTLSHALDARRSLSLDLNLYRTTDTGKALSGRIDNTTWSLVSRYAEGPHAFSLGWQQVDGNTPFDYVTRGAIFLGNAVQMSDFNAPNEKSWQARYDLNMAGYGLPGLSLTALYVRGFAIDGTHLDPRGGYAYLGYGKDGRHWERDLEARYVVQDGKAKGVAFSLRHNVHRGNTAQAELDGDQIRLAVEWPLAGGW, via the coding sequence GTGAAGCCCCTCGTCCTCGCCCTGCCCCTGTTGAGCTTGACGCCCCTGGCCCTGGCCGATTCCAGCCAGTCCCAGGGCAAAGGCTGGCTCGCCGACAGCCGTTGGCAGTTGCTCAACCGCAGCGTCTTCGACCAGCGCGACTATCGCCATGGCGGGCGCAACAGCGGCGCGCGCAACGCCTACAAGCCGCGCGCCGAGCGCAACGGCAAGGCCGAGGAATGGGCCTATGGCGTGATGGGCACGTTCAACTCGGGCTTCACCCAGGGCCTGGTCGGTGTCGGCGTGGATGCCCATGCCTACCTCGGCATGCAGCTGGACAGCGGCGGTGGCCGTGCCGGCAAGGCGCGGCTGCTGGGGCTGGACAACCAAGGCCATCCCAAGCGCGACTACAGCCGTGGCGGCGCGGCGCTGAAGCTACGGGCCTCCAACACCGTGCTGTCCTATGGCGAGCAGCGGGTCAAAACGCCTGTGTTCAGCTCATCCGACAGCCGCCTGCTGCCCGAAACCGCCACCGGCCTGTTCCTCACCAGCCAGGAACTGGACACCCTCAAGCTGGTGGCCGGGCACTTCAACGAAAGCACCGATCGCAACGCCTCCAGCCACGACCAGGGCTTCGTGGTCAACTACTCCAATGCCCGCCAGGGCAAGCAGTTCGACCTGGCCGGCGCGGTATGGAACCCGTCCGCCACGCTCAGCGCCAGTCTCTACACCTCGCGTTACCAGGACAGCTGGAACCAGCATTATTTCGCCAGCACCCTGAGCCACGCCCTGGATGCGCGACGCAGCCTCAGCCTGGACCTCAACCTGTACCGCACCACCGACACCGGCAAGGCGCTGTCCGGGCGTATCGACAACACCACCTGGAGCCTGGTCTCGCGCTACGCCGAGGGGCCGCATGCCTTCAGCCTCGGCTGGCAGCAAGTGGATGGCAATACCCCGTTCGACTACGTGACCCGCGGTGCGATCTTCCTCGGCAACGCGGTACAGATGTCCGATTTCAATGCGCCGAACGAGAAGTCGTGGCAGGCGCGCTATGACCTGAACATGGCCGGATACGGCCTGCCGGGGTTGAGCCTGACGGCGCTGTATGTGCGGGGGTTCGCCATCGACGGGACGCACCTGGACCCACGCGGCGGCTATGCCTACCTGGGCTATGGCAAGGACGGCCGGCATTGGGAACGTGACCTGGAGGCGCGCTATGTGGTGCAGGACGGCAAGGCCAAGGGGGTCGCGTTCTCGTTGCGGCACAATGTGCATCGAGGCAACACCGCGCAGGCGGAACTGGATGGGGACCAGATCCGCCTGGCGGTGGAGTGGCCACTGGCGGGGGGATGGTGA